Proteins encoded in a region of the Atopobium sp. oral taxon 416 genome:
- a CDS encoding helix-turn-helix transcriptional regulator — protein MSEIKAMEKAMQDDDIIYNATQIFDALSDYTRFQILCALCICEHSVSELQELTHVSQSAISHQLRLLRDRGLVVSQRDGQRVLYSLSDDHVKTLIAVSLEHAQENLGN, from the coding sequence ATGTCTGAGATTAAAGCAATGGAAAAGGCAATGCAGGACGACGATATTATCTACAACGCCACACAGATCTTTGATGCTCTGTCTGACTACACCCGTTTCCAGATTCTCTGTGCGCTCTGCATCTGTGAGCATTCTGTAAGTGAGTTGCAGGAGCTCACTCACGTGTCCCAATCTGCCATCTCGCATCAGTTGCGCCTGTTGCGCGACCGAGGTCTTGTGGTCTCACAACGAGACGGGCAGCGCGTGCTCTACTCACTCTCTGACGATCATGTCAAAACCCTCATTGCAGTCAGCCTCGAGCACGCCCAGGAGAATCTGGGGAACTGA
- a CDS encoding diphosphate--fructose-6-phosphate 1-phosphotransferase, whose amino-acid sequence MADIHTILVGQSGGPTAAVNASLAGVISAARKAQIHILGMRYGIEGLLDGHEPIDLTETLPTKRDLELLARTPSSYLGSCRYKLPDMYENPSDYEQLFKYFDERQADGVLYLGGNDSMDTIDKLSAYGAQHQLPQRFVGVPKTIDNDLMEIDHTPGYGSAAKFVATCVSEIARDSSVYDLKSATVVEIMGRDAGWLAASAALASAPELPCPDLILLPERPVTAEALCKRVRELLERKNTVVIASSEELHTPEGVPLSEAGAGSVTTDAFGHKASLSGTSRYLASAIQNKLHVKTRAVELSTLQRSASHCASACDLKEAYKLGAAGVNAVLAGKTGVMTTLVRDSDLPYATHLETVAVSKVANKIRTMPDALISEDGMNVTQAYLDYARPLISGEVSQLTIDGIPAHIAALDPLEA is encoded by the coding sequence ATGGCAGACATACACACGATTCTCGTTGGGCAATCCGGCGGTCCTACTGCGGCGGTCAATGCAAGCTTGGCAGGTGTGATCAGCGCGGCACGGAAAGCCCAGATCCACATTCTCGGAATGCGCTACGGAATCGAAGGCCTGCTGGATGGGCACGAGCCGATTGACCTGACTGAGACGCTGCCCACGAAGCGTGATCTGGAACTCTTGGCCCGCACCCCCTCAAGCTACCTCGGCAGTTGCCGCTACAAGTTACCCGATATGTATGAGAATCCCTCAGACTACGAGCAGCTCTTCAAATACTTCGATGAACGTCAGGCTGATGGAGTGCTCTACCTCGGGGGCAACGATTCGATGGATACGATTGACAAGCTCTCCGCCTATGGAGCGCAGCATCAGCTGCCGCAGCGCTTTGTCGGGGTCCCCAAGACGATCGACAACGATCTGATGGAGATCGACCACACTCCGGGATACGGCTCCGCCGCAAAATTTGTCGCGACCTGTGTGAGCGAGATCGCCCGGGACTCGAGCGTCTATGACCTGAAGAGCGCAACCGTGGTCGAGATCATGGGACGCGATGCCGGCTGGTTGGCAGCCTCAGCCGCGCTCGCCTCAGCCCCTGAGCTCCCCTGCCCGGACCTCATCCTGCTACCGGAGCGGCCGGTTACGGCCGAAGCACTCTGCAAGCGGGTCCGAGAGCTCTTAGAGCGGAAGAACACCGTCGTGATCGCCTCAAGCGAGGAGCTACATACGCCTGAAGGGGTACCCTTAAGCGAAGCGGGCGCAGGCTCCGTCACTACGGATGCCTTTGGGCACAAAGCTTCCCTTTCCGGCACTTCTCGCTATCTCGCCTCGGCCATTCAGAACAAGCTACACGTGAAGACCCGCGCAGTTGAGCTGTCCACCTTACAGCGCAGCGCCAGCCACTGTGCGAGCGCCTGTGATCTGAAAGAGGCCTACAAGCTCGGAGCCGCAGGTGTCAACGCAGTGCTCGCAGGCAAGACAGGGGTCATGACTACGCTGGTGAGGGACAGCGATCTCCCCTATGCGACGCATCTTGAGACTGTCGCTGTGTCAAAGGTGGCAAACAAGATCCGAACAATGCCGGATGCACTGATCTCTGAAGACGGAATGAACGTCACCCAAGCCTACCTCGACTATGCGCGTCCCTTGATCTCAGGCGAGGTGAGCCAACTCACCATAGACGGTATCCCCGCCCACATTGCGGCGCTCGATCCGCTGGAAGCCTAA
- a CDS encoding DUF1015 domain-containing protein — translation MHALPFKCLRPAPDKAASFAAPPYDVFDRAQAKAYVKDHPDSFLAIDCPDTAFPDGHDMYADDVYTKARELYLDCVQNGTLIADNATCYYIYQLIRNGHQQTGIVAACAVDDYLDGTIKRHESTRPEKEQDRIRHIEALDAQTGPVFLAYRDEPVLDVILKGAMSGQPLYDFTDDEGVRQIVWRVARKDATDAIEAMLERVPNAYIADGHHRAASAIKVSQHKREQHPDASPNAPYNYFLAVLFPSNQLNILPYDRVVKDTNGLSTKEFLSKANAAGFATVSGPSSELASPAQRHDFGVYVSGSWYTLRYQPTEAEEHDPVKRLDCSILQDRLLGPILGIRNAREDPRISFVGGIEGTKALVSAAGENGIAFSMFPTSMDEVMAAADAGKLMPPKSTWFEPKLRSGLFIRPLGAVSAKH, via the coding sequence ATGCATGCGCTTCCATTTAAATGTCTGAGGCCAGCCCCTGACAAGGCGGCTTCCTTTGCGGCCCCTCCCTACGATGTGTTCGACCGCGCACAGGCCAAAGCCTATGTGAAAGATCACCCGGATTCATTTCTGGCGATCGATTGTCCGGATACTGCATTTCCAGATGGCCACGACATGTATGCCGACGACGTCTATACGAAGGCGCGTGAGCTCTACCTCGACTGCGTGCAGAATGGCACCCTCATCGCCGACAACGCCACGTGCTATTACATCTACCAGCTGATCCGCAATGGTCACCAACAGACCGGCATCGTCGCCGCCTGCGCGGTAGACGATTACCTCGACGGCACCATCAAGCGCCACGAGTCGACCCGCCCTGAGAAAGAGCAGGACCGCATCAGGCACATCGAGGCGCTCGATGCCCAGACCGGCCCGGTCTTCCTCGCCTACCGCGATGAGCCAGTCCTCGACGTTATCCTCAAAGGCGCCATGTCCGGACAGCCACTTTACGACTTTACCGACGATGAAGGTGTTCGCCAGATTGTCTGGAGAGTCGCCCGCAAGGATGCCACCGATGCGATTGAGGCCATGCTGGAGCGCGTCCCCAACGCCTATATCGCCGACGGCCACCACCGTGCCGCGAGCGCCATCAAGGTCTCACAGCACAAACGGGAGCAGCATCCGGACGCTTCTCCGAATGCGCCCTACAACTACTTCCTGGCGGTGCTCTTCCCTTCCAATCAGCTCAATATCCTGCCCTACGACCGCGTGGTGAAAGATACCAACGGACTGTCCACAAAGGAGTTCCTGTCCAAAGCCAACGCCGCAGGCTTTGCGACGGTATCCGGACCGTCCAGTGAGCTGGCTTCTCCGGCACAGCGTCACGATTTTGGCGTGTATGTCAGCGGCAGCTGGTACACTCTCCGCTATCAACCCACCGAAGCGGAGGAGCACGATCCGGTCAAACGGCTCGACTGCTCTATCCTGCAGGACCGCCTGCTGGGGCCGATCTTGGGCATCAGAAATGCACGGGAAGATCCCCGCATTTCCTTTGTCGGCGGCATCGAAGGCACGAAGGCGCTGGTATCCGCTGCCGGTGAGAACGGTATCGCCTTCTCGATGTTCCCTACCTCAATGGACGAGGTGATGGCAGCAGCGGACGCGGGCAAGCTGATGCCGCCCAAGTCCACCTGGTTTGAGCCAAAGCTAAGATCTGGCCTCTTTATCAGGCCGTTGGGCGCCGTCTCCGCGAAGCATTAG
- a CDS encoding lipopolysaccharide assembly protein LapB gives MDEENNRDESLRLSSAHDDRGETGKLVDTLTMRILESDNAIAELKAQVGDIRTRQADSAEELTADHLGRSGVRPPSELELFYARMLEEAGLFSKDITLPPLTVIKLERSQLLYLRTQEPRVSYGAKLEILRLEAALNALQFALNYTKDPEHLSEADAYQINQRVAHSITSQIPTIGDKGPTQGEYFTDGEWAVRKGIAMEMESFKLPYRLEADYRVNMQDGNVAFELETTPAQCFPKSAWVQGLKRIVPTTALMRKRGASQYAMRVGILLAAAAFRCTPKVKHVFVAAVHTSGNKRECLYSIEFNRAQFAQLNLDEIHHPLMIFAQFNAHMDPYNETLNPIPQDLFLSDERFCPPFRYEPVETSKRNLQDSLAYALGTDRVRNLGINEGGQRVRLAETIGRYLGNSTSQDVNTLLTYTKNQKNQDIQEAAKRTISKLIDGTLSPHDPLAIEREFTDGDVLTQAIHKAQRMETEQTQQASNILEEALDDYESDHLFLDSDEEVYRFFRSYSDRVMYNKLKAKPNQKVTLLPDSYYQIHLMLATDNLELGQNEKAKQFGRRIIEFAPQDPNGFLLVARAQASQQHIHSASNTLSKLLEIAYDPQTVGSTYAALGAIFEQIGDDKTAAACYSRSMQFASSTYLMSSFALNQIMQKHPGTYLSLKNNKGVDYQLTSHQIPIAPTEEISEIFYNALRASFDAEVFPVAKNFIDTLSMLSGDDVVVDINHSMEGEPDR, from the coding sequence ATGGATGAAGAGAATAACAGAGACGAATCGTTGCGCCTGAGCTCCGCGCACGATGATAGAGGTGAAACAGGGAAACTCGTCGATACGCTCACCATGCGCATATTGGAGAGCGACAATGCAATCGCTGAGCTGAAGGCGCAGGTCGGCGATATCAGGACGCGTCAGGCAGACTCCGCCGAGGAGCTCACGGCTGACCACTTGGGAAGAAGCGGCGTAAGACCCCCGAGCGAGCTGGAACTCTTCTATGCCCGTATGCTCGAGGAAGCCGGCCTCTTCTCAAAGGACATAACCCTTCCTCCCCTCACGGTGATCAAGTTGGAGCGCAGCCAGCTTCTGTATTTACGGACGCAGGAGCCCCGGGTCTCCTATGGGGCAAAGCTTGAGATACTGCGGCTTGAGGCCGCCCTCAATGCGCTGCAGTTTGCACTCAACTACACCAAGGACCCGGAGCACCTGAGCGAAGCTGATGCCTATCAGATCAACCAACGGGTGGCACACTCGATCACCTCACAGATCCCCACGATCGGCGACAAAGGGCCGACGCAGGGCGAATACTTTACTGACGGAGAATGGGCAGTCAGAAAAGGCATAGCAATGGAGATGGAGAGCTTCAAGCTCCCCTACCGCCTCGAAGCTGACTACCGCGTCAACATGCAGGACGGGAATGTCGCCTTTGAGCTGGAGACCACGCCGGCGCAGTGCTTCCCCAAATCCGCCTGGGTCCAGGGCCTCAAGCGCATTGTCCCCACGACCGCGCTGATGCGCAAACGTGGGGCGAGCCAGTATGCGATGCGCGTCGGGATCCTCCTCGCTGCCGCAGCGTTTCGCTGCACCCCCAAAGTCAAACATGTCTTTGTGGCTGCAGTGCACACCTCCGGCAACAAACGCGAGTGCCTGTACAGCATCGAGTTCAACCGTGCCCAATTCGCACAGCTGAACCTGGACGAGATTCACCATCCCCTCATGATATTCGCGCAGTTCAATGCCCACATGGACCCCTACAACGAGACGCTGAACCCGATCCCCCAGGACCTCTTCCTGAGCGATGAGCGCTTCTGCCCACCCTTCCGCTATGAGCCGGTTGAGACCTCGAAGCGAAACCTGCAGGATTCCTTGGCCTATGCCCTGGGCACCGACAGGGTACGCAACCTCGGTATCAACGAAGGCGGGCAGCGTGTCCGGCTGGCGGAGACCATCGGCCGCTACCTCGGCAACTCCACCTCGCAGGACGTGAACACCCTGCTCACCTACACCAAGAACCAGAAGAATCAGGACATCCAGGAAGCGGCGAAGCGTACGATCTCCAAGCTGATCGACGGGACGCTCTCCCCCCATGACCCGCTGGCGATTGAGCGTGAGTTCACCGACGGCGATGTCTTGACGCAGGCGATCCACAAAGCGCAGCGTATGGAGACTGAGCAGACCCAGCAGGCATCCAATATCCTGGAGGAGGCGCTCGACGACTACGAGAGCGACCATCTGTTCCTGGACAGCGACGAGGAGGTCTACCGCTTCTTCCGCAGCTATTCCGACCGCGTCATGTACAACAAGCTGAAGGCGAAGCCGAATCAGAAGGTCACGCTGCTCCCTGACTCCTACTACCAGATCCATCTGATGCTTGCGACTGATAACCTGGAGCTCGGGCAGAACGAAAAGGCAAAGCAGTTCGGACGGCGCATCATCGAGTTTGCGCCTCAGGATCCCAACGGCTTTCTGTTGGTAGCCCGTGCCCAAGCCTCCCAACAGCACATCCACTCCGCGAGCAACACCCTCTCGAAGCTCTTGGAGATCGCCTACGATCCGCAGACCGTGGGTTCCACCTATGCTGCACTAGGCGCGATCTTTGAGCAGATCGGGGACGACAAGACTGCTGCAGCCTGCTACTCACGCAGCATGCAGTTCGCGTCGAGCACCTATCTGATGTCCTCCTTCGCGCTCAACCAGATCATGCAGAAGCATCCCGGCACCTACCTGTCCCTCAAGAACAACAAGGGCGTCGACTATCAGCTGACTTCACACCAGATCCCGATCGCACCGACAGAGGAGATCTCAGAGATCTTCTACAATGCGCTCAGGGCCTCTTTTGACGCTGAGGTCTTCCCGGTTGCGAAGAACTTTATCGACACCCTCTCGATGCTCTCAGGCGACGATGTGGTGGTCGATATCAACCACTCGATGGAAGGCGAACCGGATCGGTGA